A section of the Methanoregula formicica SMSP genome encodes:
- a CDS encoding DegT/DnrJ/EryC1/StrS family aminotransferase: MTKIPIARPSPGKEEDRAVSAVIQSGMLAQGPAVAQFENLFADYCSVKHAIAVNSGTAALHTAVACAGITTGDEVIVPTFSFFATASCVSMCGAKPVFVDVDEKTFNLDPDAVSRAITRKTKAVIGVHLFGQPFDIRPVQEICSDHKIALIEDAAQAHGAQYQGKPVGGFGKAGCFSFYPTKNMTTGEGGAITTDDDQYAARMRMFINHGQSEKYRHAMIGYNYRLTDIGGAIGSEQLKKLPAYNKTRAANAAYLDKHLQKKGLIIPQRRDGTVHVYHQYVVRITPDFPMKRAELMTYLAERGIGTAVHYPIPIHSQPVYLEQNKKKVSCPVSEQLCDEVLSLPVHPNVTKPMLEEICSTINGVM, from the coding sequence ATGACTAAAATTCCCATTGCCAGACCATCCCCTGGAAAAGAGGAGGACAGAGCAGTCTCTGCTGTCATCCAATCCGGGATGCTTGCCCAAGGGCCTGCCGTTGCACAGTTCGAGAATCTTTTTGCTGATTACTGTAGTGTAAAACACGCAATTGCGGTCAATAGCGGGACCGCTGCACTTCATACCGCTGTGGCTTGTGCCGGCATAACGACGGGCGACGAGGTAATTGTTCCTACATTCTCTTTTTTTGCGACTGCGAGTTGCGTTTCCATGTGCGGGGCAAAGCCGGTGTTTGTGGATGTGGACGAAAAGACCTTCAACCTCGACCCGGACGCGGTCTCCAGAGCAATTACAAGGAAGACGAAGGCGGTCATTGGCGTACATCTTTTTGGCCAGCCATTCGATATCCGACCGGTGCAGGAGATCTGCAGCGATCATAAGATTGCCCTGATTGAGGATGCCGCCCAGGCACATGGGGCACAGTACCAGGGAAAACCTGTCGGCGGGTTTGGAAAGGCGGGCTGCTTCTCATTCTATCCCACAAAGAACATGACCACGGGTGAAGGCGGGGCAATAACCACGGATGACGACCAGTACGCTGCACGGATGCGGATGTTCATCAACCACGGGCAGAGCGAGAAGTACCGCCACGCGATGATCGGGTACAACTACCGGCTCACTGATATCGGAGGCGCGATCGGTTCCGAGCAGCTGAAGAAACTTCCAGCCTACAATAAGACACGGGCTGCAAATGCCGCATATCTCGACAAGCACCTGCAGAAGAAAGGGCTCATTATACCCCAGCGCCGGGACGGGACCGTCCATGTCTATCACCAGTACGTTGTCCGGATTACTCCCGATTTCCCCATGAAGCGTGCGGAACTCATGACGTACCTTGCAGAGCGCGGGATCGGCACGGCTGTCCATTACCCGATCCCCATTCACTCCCAGCCGGTCTATCTCGAACAGAACAAAAAGAAAGTCTCCTGCCCTGTCTCGGAACAGCTCTGCGATGAAGTCCTCTCGCTGCCGGTTCACCCGAACGTGACAAAGCCGATGCTTGAGGAGATCTGTTCAACCATCAACGGGGTGATGTAA
- a CDS encoding HEPN domain-containing protein produces MPDRDLELAAETLDAADYLLKGGYYNDAVSRAYYAMFYAARALLASRDLHPKGHKGLILQFGLEFVKRGFIEESYGRALSHAKERRETVDYNIDAAMSPDEAWIIVSDARDFLDRIDRAFDEMGFEN; encoded by the coding sequence TTGCCTGATCGCGATCTTGAACTTGCTGCGGAAACCCTCGATGCTGCCGACTATCTGCTGAAAGGCGGGTATTACAATGATGCGGTCAGCCGGGCATATTACGCAATGTTCTATGCAGCCCGGGCGCTTCTTGCCAGTCGGGATCTCCATCCGAAAGGCCATAAGGGACTCATCCTCCAGTTTGGCCTTGAGTTTGTCAAGAGGGGTTTTATCGAAGAATCATATGGTCGTGCACTCTCTCATGCCAAAGAACGCAGGGAAACCGTTGATTATAATATTGATGCAGCGATGTCGCCTGATGAAGCATGGATCATTGTATCGGATGCACGGGATTTTCTTGATAGAATCGATCGGGCATTCGATGAAATGGGATTTGAGAATTAA
- a CDS encoding nucleotidyltransferase domain-containing protein: MLNEILTRIVDVAKPEKIILFGSAAREDMGPDSDIDLLVIKNGAFDEGSLTEEIYMRLIGIGKAVDVVVISAADVERFHNSPFFVVQPALLQGREVYRAGTISS, from the coding sequence GTGTTGAACGAGATCCTCACGCGTATTGTGGATGTCGCAAAACCGGAAAAAATAATTTTATTTGGTTCTGCTGCACGGGAAGATATGGGGCCGGACAGCGATATTGATCTCCTGGTGATCAAGAATGGTGCATTTGACGAGGGTTCGCTGACAGAGGAGATCTATATGCGCCTGATTGGTATTGGTAAAGCAGTCGATGTTGTCGTGATTTCTGCTGCAGATGTGGAACGATTCCACAACTCACCGTTTTTTGTTGTGCAGCCTGCACTGCTTCAGGGCAGGGAGGTCTATCGTGCCGGCACGATTTCCTCCTGA
- a CDS encoding Gfo/Idh/MocA family protein, with product MDVGVIGCGIMGKNHIRVYSELKLVDQIYVYDPDPKSVSHLKTTCESVTVCPTIENLIKKVDATSICVPTPYHFRVAKQLIESHVPCLVEKPICQTVQEARELVKMIPDDLTVGVGHIERFNAIIPELAQIIKHPVYIEINRHNPGSSRIVGTSIIEDLMIHDIDILFNLFPIKEWSLTCSGNDDVATALFTLDSCPAILTASRKSSKKIRRIYIEEEHFTVEGDYMAQEIYIHRKPGRFSIDGERYSQETTIEKVQVNKSEPLKKELKTFLRAVRDKKPFTVTPQQALENMVICERIHKDLSNRERHVPVTSSGNPIVADRGGT from the coding sequence ATGGATGTTGGTGTTATCGGTTGCGGGATCATGGGAAAAAACCATATCCGGGTATATTCTGAACTTAAACTTGTTGACCAGATTTATGTTTACGACCCCGATCCCAAATCGGTCAGCCACCTGAAGACCACGTGTGAGTCTGTGACCGTATGCCCGACCATTGAGAACCTGATCAAGAAGGTCGATGCAACCAGCATCTGTGTCCCAACCCCCTACCATTTCCGGGTTGCAAAGCAGCTGATCGAATCGCATGTCCCCTGTCTTGTCGAGAAACCTATCTGTCAGACCGTACAAGAGGCTCGTGAACTCGTGAAGATGATTCCCGATGACCTCACTGTGGGTGTCGGGCATATCGAGCGGTTCAACGCGATCATCCCCGAACTCGCCCAGATCATCAAGCACCCGGTCTATATCGAGATCAACCGGCATAACCCGGGTTCTTCGCGTATTGTTGGTACTTCGATTATCGAGGACCTCATGATCCACGATATAGACATTCTCTTCAACCTCTTCCCGATAAAAGAGTGGAGCCTGACGTGTTCCGGTAATGACGATGTCGCCACGGCCCTCTTCACTCTTGATTCCTGCCCGGCAATCCTTACTGCCAGCCGGAAGTCATCCAAGAAAATCCGAAGGATCTACATTGAAGAGGAGCATTTCACGGTTGAAGGGGACTACATGGCCCAGGAGATCTATATTCACCGGAAACCCGGCCGGTTCTCTATCGATGGTGAGCGGTACTCGCAGGAGACTACGATCGAGAAGGTGCAGGTTAATAAATCCGAGCCTTTAAAGAAAGAACTTAAGACATTCCTAAGGGCAGTACGGGATAAGAAACCGTTTACCGTTACACCCCAACAGGCACTGGAGAATATGGTGATATGTGAGAGGATTCACAAGGATCTCTCCAACCGGGAAAGACATGTGCCGGTTACCAGTTCCGGAAATCCGATCGTAGCTGACAGGGGGGGGACATAG
- a CDS encoding nucleotidyltransferase domain-containing protein: MSIQKRYETVIRQFVRQAQERYISHIDRIILYGSVARGEANPDSDIDLLVLWNGDEHEGWRAMTGLAFDIMVDSGEYLSVKVMSTKSFSKASPFSHNVISEGITVA; this comes from the coding sequence ATGTCCATCCAGAAACGGTACGAAACCGTTATCCGGCAATTTGTCCGGCAGGCACAAGAGCGGTATATTTCCCATATTGACAGGATCATTCTCTACGGTTCGGTTGCGAGAGGAGAGGCGAATCCGGATTCTGATATCGATCTCCTGGTACTCTGGAATGGGGATGAACACGAGGGCTGGCGGGCAATGACTGGCCTTGCGTTCGATATCATGGTAGATTCCGGGGAATATCTTTCCGTAAAGGTGATGAGTACAAAATCATTCAGTAAAGCATCCCCGTTCAGCCATAATGTCATTAGTGAGGGGATCACGGTTGCCTGA
- a CDS encoding nucleotide sugar dehydrogenase, protein MKPSLAHVIAERGPIRKIGVIGMGYVGIPAAALFADSPAFGHVYGFQRDSPSSGYKIAMLNRGESPLKGEEPGLEDLLAKVVTAGKFSCTSDFSKIGECDAVTLAIQTPFLDKKDLLPDFSALYEGVKNVGHYLKPGMLVVLESTITPGTTAGIAREILEKESGLIAGKDFALAHAPERVMVGRLIRNIREHDRIVGGIDDVSTKRATELYSPILTIGKVIPMSATAAEVTKTTENTFRDLQIAAVNELALYCEAMGINFYDVRTGVDSLKGEGITRAMLWPGAGVGGHCLTKDTFHLERGVQVLGKDRLDYPAGEPSLYVLARHINDFMPRHMLTLTRQGLERAGKELKGSKIALLGWAFLGNSDDARDPPSEMFYELAREAGAKITIHDPWVESYPGITLTKDQMGAVKGADAVVIFTGHNEYRHLDPRELRRVCCSGRPVMVDGRNVIDPDAFISAGFVYKGIGRGDKNGHGIW, encoded by the coding sequence ATGAAACCATCACTTGCCCATGTGATCGCGGAAAGGGGTCCTATCCGTAAGATCGGGGTCATTGGTATGGGCTATGTCGGCATTCCTGCCGCGGCACTCTTTGCCGATTCCCCCGCGTTCGGGCACGTATACGGATTCCAGCGCGATTCACCATCCTCCGGGTACAAGATCGCCATGCTGAACCGGGGCGAGAGCCCGTTGAAGGGCGAGGAGCCAGGCCTCGAGGACCTGCTCGCGAAGGTTGTCACTGCCGGGAAATTTTCCTGCACTTCTGATTTTTCCAAAATCGGCGAATGCGATGCGGTCACGCTCGCCATCCAGACACCATTCCTGGACAAGAAGGACCTGCTGCCGGACTTCTCGGCCCTGTACGAGGGCGTGAAAAACGTCGGGCATTACCTGAAGCCGGGGATGCTTGTCGTCCTCGAGTCCACGATCACGCCGGGCACAACGGCTGGGATCGCCCGCGAGATCCTGGAGAAGGAGTCCGGGCTTATTGCTGGCAAAGATTTTGCCCTTGCCCATGCACCGGAACGCGTGATGGTGGGCCGGCTGATCCGGAATATCCGGGAGCACGACCGGATCGTTGGCGGCATTGATGATGTGAGCACGAAGCGGGCAACGGAGCTGTACTCCCCGATCCTGACGATCGGCAAAGTTATCCCGATGAGCGCGACCGCTGCCGAAGTCACGAAGACCACCGAGAACACATTCCGCGACCTCCAGATCGCCGCGGTCAACGAGCTGGCGCTCTATTGCGAGGCAATGGGAATCAACTTCTACGATGTCCGGACCGGCGTGGACAGCCTGAAAGGCGAGGGGATCACCCGGGCAATGCTCTGGCCGGGTGCCGGTGTCGGGGGGCACTGCCTCACCAAGGACACGTTCCATCTCGAACGGGGCGTGCAGGTGCTCGGGAAGGACAGACTTGATTACCCGGCTGGTGAGCCCTCGCTCTATGTCCTTGCTCGGCACATCAACGACTTCATGCCCCGCCATATGCTCACGTTAACCCGGCAGGGACTGGAACGGGCCGGCAAGGAGCTGAAGGGATCAAAGATTGCGCTTCTTGGCTGGGCGTTCCTCGGGAACTCAGATGACGCTCGCGATCCGCCATCGGAAATGTTCTATGAGCTTGCCCGGGAAGCCGGTGCGAAGATCACGATCCACGACCCCTGGGTTGAGTCCTACCCGGGGATCACGCTGACAAAGGACCAGATGGGGGCCGTGAAAGGTGCGGATGCGGTTGTCATCTTCACCGGCCACAACGAATACCGGCACCTGGACCCCCGCGAGCTGAGGCGGGTCTGCTGCAGCGGCCGCCCGGTGATGGTGGACGGCCGCAATGTCATTGATCCTGATGCGTTTATCTCCGCCGGGTTCGTGTACAAGGGGATCGGCAGAGGGGACAAGAACGGGCACGGGATTTGGTGA
- a CDS encoding DegT/DnrJ/EryC1/StrS family aminotransferase has translation MTRIPIAKPEAGEEEIRAVSDVLRSGMFAQGPVVRQFENEFAALCGTRHAVAVNNGTAALHAALASAGIGPGDEVIVPTFSFFATASCVSMCGARPVFVDVDERMFGIDPACVNNAITAKTKAVIGVHLFGQPFDVQPVRDICDDHNLLLIEDAAQAHGALYRKKPVGSMGHAGCFSFYPTKNMTTGEGGIITTNDDEYAAVLRRFTNHGQSDKYYHTMIGYNYRMTDIGAAIGREQLKKLPEFNARRRANAEYLSAHIHAPGIVTPFCMPVATHVYHQYVLRVIPSCPLSRSELITMLAAKGIGSAIHYPIPIHRQPVYLSQNPEVSCPIAERLAQEVVSLPVHPNVTEPMLDEICDAINSVS, from the coding sequence ATGACCCGGATTCCTATAGCAAAACCCGAAGCCGGCGAGGAGGAGATTCGCGCAGTTTCTGATGTGCTCAGATCCGGCATGTTCGCCCAGGGGCCTGTTGTCAGACAGTTTGAGAACGAGTTTGCAGCATTGTGCGGGACCCGTCATGCAGTTGCGGTAAATAATGGCACAGCAGCACTTCATGCTGCGCTCGCATCCGCCGGCATCGGGCCCGGGGATGAAGTAATCGTTCCGACTTTTTCGTTCTTTGCAACGGCCAGCTGCGTCTCGATGTGCGGTGCCCGCCCGGTCTTTGTTGATGTTGACGAGCGCATGTTCGGGATCGATCCTGCCTGCGTGAACAATGCCATCACAGCAAAGACAAAAGCCGTGATCGGTGTCCACCTGTTCGGCCAGCCGTTTGATGTCCAGCCTGTCAGGGATATTTGCGATGATCATAACCTGCTGCTTATTGAGGATGCGGCCCAGGCGCACGGGGCGTTATACCGGAAGAAGCCCGTGGGCAGTATGGGCCATGCCGGCTGCTTCTCCTTTTACCCCACCAAGAACATGACGACCGGGGAAGGTGGAATCATCACTACGAATGATGATGAGTATGCGGCAGTGCTTCGCAGGTTCACAAACCACGGGCAGAGCGACAAATATTACCATACGATGATTGGCTATAATTACCGCATGACCGACATCGGAGCGGCAATCGGGAGGGAACAGCTGAAGAAACTTCCTGAGTTCAATGCCCGGCGGAGGGCAAATGCCGAATATCTCTCGGCTCACATCCATGCCCCGGGGATTGTAACACCGTTCTGCATGCCAGTTGCCACACATGTGTACCACCAGTATGTCCTTCGTGTCATTCCCTCGTGTCCCCTGTCGAGATCCGAACTGATCACGATGCTTGCCGCAAAAGGAATCGGGAGTGCGATCCATTATCCCATCCCGATCCACCGGCAACCGGTATACCTCAGTCAAAATCCAGAGGTTTCATGCCCGATTGCCGAACGGCTCGCGCAGGAAGTTGTATCGCTGCCGGTTCACCCGAATGTTACCGAGCCGATGCTTGATGAGATCTGCGATGCAATAAACAGCGTGAGCTGA
- a CDS encoding flippase, giving the protein MPKISLSKAMVDVQWAFISIITASLAHFILRIIFGRELGPEGLGIYTLAFTIYLFGMQFAAFGIGSALTKYVAEFIDNTTTVRNYVSSGLTSSIITGTLMCIILFIFAPFIAISFFKVPELVGLLHLIAISLPFIAIQKAVLGTLNGFRKMHLYAFLNVIQNVTILVTSTILVLFFDRGITGAVIGFVAPTIVIGILSPILIREYLQTSFFWIYSALRDTTFFGFYIVLGDSVSFLNTQMSIILMGYFLSPSDVGIYAVAAILAQILVLIPGAIQTVTNPVIASLYGKGDIEGVRRVFYSTLKKSFLLTAGSAIVIAVFGPYVIILLFGDIFLASYIPLLILLSGYAIGASFAAVGTTLSSIGKVQVSFYVGVVGLVINIIINLLLIPIFGIVGAAMATSATIIIIFLILIRIINKCLHTPLV; this is encoded by the coding sequence TTGCCAAAAATATCCCTAAGTAAAGCAATGGTGGATGTTCAATGGGCTTTCATTAGTATAATTACAGCATCATTAGCTCATTTCATTCTTAGAATTATATTTGGGAGGGAACTCGGACCAGAGGGACTTGGGATCTATACTCTTGCATTCACAATATATCTTTTCGGAATGCAGTTCGCGGCATTTGGGATTGGATCTGCATTAACAAAATACGTCGCTGAATTTATTGATAATACTACAACCGTCCGTAATTACGTATCATCCGGGCTGACCAGTTCGATTATAACCGGTACCCTTATGTGCATTATACTCTTCATCTTTGCACCATTTATTGCTATTTCTTTTTTTAAGGTTCCGGAATTAGTGGGATTGCTCCATTTGATAGCGATTAGCCTCCCGTTCATCGCGATTCAGAAAGCAGTGCTTGGAACATTAAATGGTTTTCGAAAAATGCATCTTTATGCATTTTTAAATGTCATCCAGAATGTTACTATTCTCGTAACGTCAACAATCTTAGTACTGTTCTTTGACAGAGGGATTACAGGGGCCGTGATAGGATTTGTTGCACCTACCATTGTGATAGGAATCTTAAGCCCGATTCTGATTCGAGAATATCTTCAAACGAGTTTTTTTTGGATTTATTCAGCATTACGAGATACAACGTTTTTTGGATTTTATATAGTGCTTGGCGATTCTGTTTCGTTTCTTAATACACAAATGAGTATCATTCTTATGGGTTACTTCTTATCTCCATCAGATGTTGGTATTTATGCGGTTGCTGCGATTCTTGCCCAAATATTAGTATTAATTCCCGGGGCTATACAGACAGTAACGAACCCAGTAATTGCATCATTATACGGAAAGGGAGATATTGAAGGAGTTCGCCGTGTCTTTTATTCTACACTCAAGAAAAGTTTTCTTCTTACTGCGGGTAGTGCAATAGTTATTGCAGTTTTTGGGCCATATGTCATAATTCTCTTGTTTGGTGACATTTTTTTGGCATCATACATTCCTTTATTGATATTGTTATCAGGATATGCGATTGGTGCATCATTTGCAGCGGTTGGAACCACACTCTCAAGTATCGGAAAGGTACAGGTCAGTTTCTATGTGGGTGTCGTAGGTCTCGTGATAAACATCATCATAAATTTATTATTAATCCCGATCTTTGGAATTGTTGGAGCAGCAATGGCGACAAGTGCCACAATTATTATCATTTTCTTGATTCTCATCAGGATAATTAACAAATGTTTGCATACCCCTTTGGTATAA
- the wecB gene encoding non-hydrolyzing UDP-N-acetylglucosamine 2-epimerase, whose product MKIVTIVGARPQFIKCAAVSREIRKDHTEILVHTGQHYDPEMSDIFFKELQIPRPDYYLGVGSGTHGKQTGQILEKIEEVLLKEKPELVMVYGDTNSTLAGALAAVKLHIPVAHVEAGLRSFDRTMPEEINRVVTDHVSDLLFCPTETAVSNLAYEGIRKGVHLVGDVMADVLWFNKELAKKNFHVIKKLGLTHGDYAVATIHRPVNTDDREAISSIIRAFEKAEISIVFPVHPRTRKYLVEYGLFKRMPKNVRITEPLGYLDMIRLMSNAIKIITDSGGIQKEAYILGIPCITLREKTEWVETLQNGWNVLVGTDEGKILGALKAPLPLKPQPELYPVGASEKICEILQFSK is encoded by the coding sequence ATGAAGATAGTCACCATTGTCGGGGCACGGCCGCAGTTTATCAAATGCGCTGCGGTGTCAAGGGAAATACGGAAAGACCATACCGAGATCCTCGTACATACCGGACAGCACTATGACCCGGAGATGTCGGATATTTTCTTTAAGGAACTCCAGATTCCCCGGCCGGATTATTATCTTGGCGTGGGATCGGGTACCCACGGGAAGCAGACCGGCCAGATCCTGGAGAAGATCGAGGAAGTCCTGCTGAAAGAAAAACCCGAACTTGTCATGGTGTACGGCGATACGAACTCCACGCTTGCCGGTGCGCTTGCCGCGGTGAAACTGCATATTCCGGTTGCCCATGTGGAGGCCGGCCTGCGATCGTTCGACCGCACGATGCCGGAAGAGATCAACCGGGTTGTCACGGATCACGTTTCGGATCTTTTGTTCTGCCCAACGGAAACCGCAGTCAGTAACCTTGCTTATGAAGGAATTCGTAAAGGGGTGCATCTGGTTGGGGATGTGATGGCGGATGTGCTGTGGTTCAACAAGGAACTCGCCAAAAAAAATTTCCACGTGATCAAAAAATTGGGGCTTACTCATGGCGACTATGCTGTCGCAACAATTCACCGACCTGTAAACACGGACGACCGTGAAGCGATTTCATCCATCATCCGAGCATTTGAGAAAGCAGAGATATCGATTGTGTTTCCGGTTCATCCCCGCACCCGGAAATATCTTGTTGAATACGGCCTGTTTAAACGAATGCCGAAGAATGTTCGCATCACCGAACCGCTAGGATATCTTGACATGATCCGATTGATGAGTAACGCAATAAAGATTATCACTGATTCGGGCGGGATCCAGAAAGAGGCATACATTCTCGGGATACCCTGCATCACGCTAAGGGAAAAAACTGAATGGGTTGAGACGTTGCAGAACGGGTGGAATGTGCTGGTGGGGACGGATGAGGGGAAGATCCTGGGTGCGCTGAAAGCCCCTTTACCCTTAAAACCGCAGCCGGAGTTGTATCCTGTTGGTGCGAGCGAAAAAATCTGCGAAATTCTTCAATTCTCTAAGTAA
- a CDS encoding SDR family oxidoreductase — protein MKYVVTGGAGFIGSHIAEGLVANGHEVVIFDNFFSGKKENVNDLLAGPNASLIEGTILDSATLRKAFEGADGIFHEAAIASVPRSVADPRETHEVNLSGTVNVLMAARDCGVKKVVFASSAAVYGDKPELPKRESMMPDPLSPYAVTKSAGENYCSVFSRLYGMQCVSLRYFNVFGPRQDPGSPYSGVITKFITNTLAHKPVTIFGDGKQTRDFVYVKDVVRANILAMESPVSGVYNVASGSQLDLMELLEIVANVSGIRVPVEFVQPAAGDVRHSVADIAVAQEILGYVPGCSMREGLGETVQWFRDFIYFP, from the coding sequence ATGAAATATGTTGTAACGGGCGGGGCAGGGTTCATCGGATCGCATATTGCCGAAGGACTTGTCGCAAACGGACACGAGGTTGTGATCTTTGACAACTTTTTTTCCGGGAAAAAAGAGAACGTGAACGATCTTCTGGCCGGCCCGAATGCTTCCTTGATCGAAGGGACGATCCTCGATTCCGCTACACTCCGGAAAGCGTTCGAAGGCGCTGATGGAATTTTCCATGAGGCTGCCATTGCATCGGTCCCGCGATCGGTAGCGGATCCCCGGGAAACGCATGAGGTCAACCTGTCCGGAACCGTTAACGTACTGATGGCTGCCCGGGACTGCGGTGTAAAAAAAGTTGTTTTTGCCTCATCTGCCGCGGTGTACGGCGACAAACCGGAACTCCCCAAGCGGGAATCGATGATGCCGGATCCCCTCTCGCCCTATGCGGTCACAAAATCAGCTGGAGAGAATTATTGTTCGGTCTTTTCCCGGCTCTATGGGATGCAGTGTGTTTCATTGAGATACTTCAATGTGTTCGGGCCACGGCAGGACCCGGGGTCGCCGTATTCCGGGGTAATTACCAAGTTTATTACCAATACTCTTGCGCACAAACCTGTCACGATATTCGGCGATGGGAAGCAGACGCGGGATTTTGTGTATGTGAAAGATGTGGTCCGGGCGAATATCCTCGCAATGGAGTCTCCGGTGTCTGGTGTGTATAATGTTGCCAGTGGTTCGCAGCTGGATTTGATGGAACTTTTGGAGATTGTTGCCAATGTGTCGGGGATCAGGGTGCCGGTGGAGTTCGTTCAACCTGCTGCGGGGGATGTACGGCATTCGGTTGCGGATATTGCTGTTGCTCAGGAGATACTGGGGTATGTGCCGGGGTGTTCGATGAGGGAGGGGCTGGGGGAGACGGTGCAGTGGTTCAGGGATTTTATATATTTTCCATAA
- a CDS encoding DapH/DapD/GlmU-related protein, producing the protein MKYGTNSLGSGAQVFEPVTLGFPSRKQMGKTEFKGTTIGRNAVLRSGTIIYCDVTIGDDFSTGHNVMIREDTTIGNKVAIGTASVIEGTCTLGSNISIQSMVFIPTRTTIGNGVFIGPNAVLTNDRYPPTGKPELMGPVIEDNVAIGANVTILPGVRLGRGCGVAAGSVVTKDVPPGVLAIGSPARFRSLPKEMMRS; encoded by the coding sequence ATGAAATATGGAACGAATTCACTTGGCTCGGGTGCACAGGTTTTTGAACCGGTCACCTTAGGATTTCCCTCACGGAAACAGATGGGAAAGACGGAGTTTAAAGGAACGACAATCGGAAGGAATGCTGTCCTGCGGTCAGGAACGATCATTTACTGCGATGTCACGATCGGGGATGATTTTTCCACGGGTCATAACGTCATGATCCGGGAAGACACGACGATTGGCAACAAAGTGGCAATCGGGACTGCAAGTGTAATTGAGGGGACATGCACCTTGGGCAGTAACATCAGTATCCAGAGTATGGTCTTCATCCCGACCCGCACAACCATTGGTAACGGGGTTTTTATCGGACCGAATGCCGTCCTGACAAATGACCGGTACCCGCCGACCGGAAAACCCGAACTCATGGGGCCCGTTATCGAAGACAACGTGGCGATCGGTGCAAATGTAACGATTCTTCCGGGAGTCCGTCTGGGCAGGGGATGCGGGGTGGCAGCCGGATCAGTCGTGACAAAGGATGTTCCGCCCGGTGTGCTTGCGATCGGCTCGCCAGCCCGTTTCCGCTCCCTGCCGAAGGAGATGATGCGATCATGA
- a CDS encoding HEPN domain-containing protein, which yields MCFQAHRASEMAIKAVIIARALPLSYIHDIPDLLLRLERSGRIIPGPITSAARLTPYAAHTRYPGFVFLVSPEEYAKKHLFLQNP from the coding sequence CTGTGTTTCCAGGCACATCGGGCTTCTGAAATGGCGATCAAGGCAGTAATTATTGCCCGTGCGCTCCCCCTGTCCTACATCCATGATATCCCGGATCTCCTTCTTCGCCTCGAAAGAAGCGGGCGTATCATTCCGGGTCCCATTACGTCAGCAGCCCGCCTAACACCCTATGCGGCACATACACGATACCCGGGCTTTGTATTCTTGGTTAGTCCGGAAGAATATGCCAAAAAGCACTTGTTCTTACAGAATCCGTAA
- a CDS encoding HEPN domain-containing protein: MPARFPPDDPREWLNRAHSNLTLASTVPRNELYLEDLCYNAQQAAEKAIKAVCIAYDIPYPYVHDLAALVTILMNHGIAVPDRVKESAKLTRFAVATRYPRIHPPVRLDEYQRSLSIAKDVVRWAETIIREKRS; the protein is encoded by the coding sequence GTGCCGGCACGATTTCCTCCTGATGATCCCCGGGAATGGCTGAACCGTGCGCATTCCAACCTCACACTTGCCAGTACGGTTCCGCGTAACGAACTTTACTTGGAAGATCTCTGTTACAATGCCCAACAGGCAGCGGAGAAAGCAATCAAGGCAGTTTGCATTGCCTACGATATCCCGTATCCTTATGTCCATGACCTGGCAGCGCTTGTCACTATCCTTATGAACCATGGCATTGCGGTTCCGGACAGGGTAAAAGAATCTGCAAAACTCACGCGGTTTGCCGTTGCCACCCGGTATCCCCGCATTCATCCACCGGTTCGTCTTGATGAATACCAGAGATCCCTTTCAATTGCCAAAGATGTCGTCCGCTGGGCTGAGACGATAATCCGGGAAAAGAGATCCTGA